The Setaria italica strain Yugu1 chromosome IX, Setaria_italica_v2.0, whole genome shotgun sequence genome has a window encoding:
- the LOC101757031 gene encoding transcription factor RF2b produces MNTANGHGLMHHHHVQASMPPPPAPQHQKQHRAGLPPTPPLPAPAGPGSHSLHHPDACMDDSSAAARAQGGLPPRKAHRRSRSDVAFGYFQPPPPPKMEAGGWGLPVGAAGDDLFNAYMSMEGMDGLNNSDGDSRGSSGMRTNGADSSENESEDYGGGGGGGADSQFLLWGDAGKKKRNAAGEPAPPPPARHARSLSMDSLMGKLSFSANGEPGKFSLEFGGGEFTPAEMKRIMADEKLAEMALADPKRVKRVLANRQSAARSKERRMRYIAELEQKVQILQTEATTLSAQLTLLQRDSAGLATQNNELKFRLQAMEQQAQLRDALNEALTTEVQRLKLGDTSSSSNLSQQMQLRCQDQMMEMHKQQGEQIPFYQLEQREQNGAPRNRDSK; encoded by the exons ATGAACACCGCGAACGGGCACGGGCTGATGCACCACCACCACGTCCAGGCGTCcatgcctccgccgccggcgccgcagcaccAGAAGCAGCATCGGGCGGGGCTGCCGCCGACGCCCCCGCTCCCCGCGCCCGCGGGGCCCGGCTCCCACTCCCTGCACCACCCCGACGCGTGCATGGACGAcagctccgcggcggcgcgcgcgcaggGCGGCCTGCCGCCGCGCAAAGCGCACCGCCGGTCCCGCAGCGACGTCGCGTTCGGCTActtccagccgccgccgccgcccaagatGGAGGCCGGCGGCTGGGGCCTCCCGGTCGGCGCCGCGGGCGACGACCTGTTCAATGCGTACATGAGCATGGAGGGCATGGACGGCCTGAACAACTCCGACGGGGACAGCCGCGGGAGCAGCGGCATGCGCACCAACGGCGCCGACAGCAGCGAGAACGAGTCCGAggactacggcggcggcggcggtggcggcgccgacaGCCAGTTCCTCCTCTGGGGCGATGCcggcaagaagaagaggaatgCGGCCGGagagcccgcgccgccgccgccggcgaggcacGCCAGGAGCCTGTCCATGGACAGCCTCATGGGGAAGCTGAGCTTCTCCGCCAATGGGGAGCCCGGCAAGTTCAGCCTCgagttcggcggcggcgagttcaCCCCCGCCGAGATGAAGCGGATCATGGCCGACGAGAAGCTCGCCGAGATGGCCCTCGCCGACCCCAAGCGCGTCAAGCG GGTGCTCGCCAACAGGCAGTCGGCGGCGCGGTCCAAGGAGCGGCGGATGCGCTACATCGCGGAGCTGGAGCAGAAGGTGCAGATCCTGCAGACGGAGGCCACGACTCTATCGGCGCAGCTCACTCTACTGCAG CGCGACTCCGCGGGGCTCGCCACCCAGAACAACGAGCTCAAGTTCAGGCTGCAGGCCATGGAGCAGCAGGCGCAGCTGCGCGACG CACTGAATGAGGCGTTGACGACTGAAGTCCAGCGCCTGAAACTCGGCGACACAAGCTCGTccag CAATCTATCTCAGCAAATGCAGCTCCGTTGCCAGGACCAGATGATGGAGATGCACAAGCAGCAGGGCGAGCAGATCCCGTTCTATCAGCTGGAGCAGCGGGAGCAGAATGGCGCGCCGAGGAACCGTGACTCGAAATGA
- the LOC111255738 gene encoding probable glutathione S-transferase GSTU6, producing MAGGGDLKVLGVWTSPFVIRVRIVLNLKGLAYEYVEEDLGNKSALLLGSNPVNKSVPVLLHGGRPVNESQVIIQYIDEVWAGAGPAVLPSDPYERAVARFWAAYVDDKVGSAWQGMLFRCNNEEERAEAVARAAEALQTLEGAFEECSKGKPFFGGDGIGFVDVVLGGYLGWFGAIDRIIGRKLIDPARTPLLAAWEERFRTTEVAKGIVPDDVDKVLAFLQTLLAIGSMK from the coding sequence ATGGCGGGAGGCGGCGACCTGAAGGTGCTGGGCGTGTGGACGAGCCCGTTCGTGATCCGGGTCCGCATTGTGCTCAACCTGAAGGGCCTGGCGTACGAGTacgtcgaggaggacctcggcAACAAGAGCGCGCTCCTCCTGGGCTCCAACCCGGTGAACAAGAGCGtccccgtcctcctccacggcggccGCCCCGTAAACGAGTCCCAGGTCATCATCCAGTACATCGACGAGGTCTGGGCCGGGGCCGGCCCGGCCGTGCTCCCGTCCGACCCCTACGAGCGCGCGGTGGCGCGGTTCTGGgcggcctacgtcgacgacaagGTGGGGTCCGCGTGGCAGGGGATGCTGTTTCGGTGCAACAACGAGGAAGagagggcggaggcggtggcccgcgccgccgaggcgcTCCAGACGCTGGAGGGCGCGTTCGAGGAGTGCTCCAAGGGGAAGCCCTtcttcggcggcgacggcatcgGGTTCGTGGACGTCGTGCTCGGCGGCTACCTCGGGTGGTTCGGGGCCATCGACAGGATCATCGGGCGCAAGCTGATCGACCCGGCCAGGACGCCGCTGCTGGCCGCGTGGGAGGAGCGGTTCCGCACCACCGAGGTAGCCAAGGGCATCGTGCCGGACGACGTCGATAAGGTGCTCGCGTTCCTGCAGACCCTGCTCGCTATTGGCTCCATGAAATGA
- the LOC101757829 gene encoding probable glutathione S-transferase GSTU6 — MAGDGELKLLGLWTSPFVIRVRLALNLKGLSYEYTEEDVKNKSPLFLTSNPVHKKVPVLIHDGKPVSESQVIVHYIDEVFGAAGPSLLPADPYERATARFWAAYVDDKVGSAWRTMLFANEMDEKVDGATQAIAALKTLEGAFQDCSKGKHYFGGDSPGYMDVVLGGFLGWFNVFEKMIGVKVLDAARTPLLAAWAERFSAGDAAEGILLQDVDKVLEFLKAFFA; from the exons ATGGCGGGAGACGGCGAGCTGAAGCTGCTGGGCCTGTGGACCAGCCCGTTCGTGATCAGGGTGCGCCTGGCGCTCAACCTCAAGGGCCTGAGCTACGAGTACACCGAAGAGGACGTGAAGAACAAGAGCCCGCTCTTCCTCACCTCCAACCCTGTGCACAAGAAGGTGCCCGTGCTCATCCACGACGGCAAGCCTGTCTCCGAGTCGCAGGTCATCGTGCACTACATCGATGAGGtcttcggcgccgccggcccttCGCTTCTCCCCGCCGACCCCTACGAGCGTGCCACCGCCCGCTTCTGGGCCGCGTACGTGGACGACAAG GTCGGGTCTGCATGGCGCACGATGCTGTTCGCCAATGAGATGGATGAGAAGGTGGACGGCGCGACGCAGGCCATCGCGGCGCTGAAGACGCTGGAAGGCGCGTTCCAGGATTGCTCCAAGGGGAAGCACTACTTCGGCGGCGACAGCCCCGGTTACATGGACGTCGTGCTCGGCGGCTTCCTGGGGTGGTTCAACGTGTTCGAGAAGATGATCGGCGTCAAGGTCCTCGATGCTGCCAGGACGCCGCTCCTGGCCGCGTGGGCCGAGCGGTTCAgcgccggcgacgcggccgAGGGTATCCTGCTGCAGGATGTCGACAAGGTCCTCGAGTTCTTGAAGGCATTCTTCGCTTAG